One Candidatus Omnitrophota bacterium DNA segment encodes these proteins:
- the rpmG gene encoding 50S ribosomal protein L33 yields MAKKKGATEIITLQCETCKRRNYTTKKNKKNNPDRLERKKYCSHDKKHTLHKELKR; encoded by the coding sequence ATGGCAAAGAAAAAAGGCGCAACAGAGATCATAACCCTGCAGTGCGAAACCTGCAAACGCCGAAACTACACCACGAAGAAGAATAAGAAGAACAATCCGGATCGTTTGGAGCGGAAAAAGTACTGTAGTCATGACAAGAAACATACTCTGCATAAAGAGTTGAAAAGGTAG
- the secE gene encoding preprotein translocase subunit SecE has protein sequence MIKFGKFVSQVKTEMQKVSWPSKDELVSSTVVVLISTILMALYIGVCDLFLSRIINVLIRGVF, from the coding sequence ATGATAAAGTTCGGCAAATTCGTGAGTCAGGTCAAGACGGAGATGCAGAAGGTCTCATGGCCTTCAAAAGATGAACTTGTAAGCTCGACCGTTGTAGTCTTAATTTCGACGATATTGATGGCTTTGTACATAGGCGTATGCGACCTGTTCCTTTCGCGGATCATTAACGTACTGATAAGAGG